The Cyanobacteriota bacterium genomic interval ACGCTAGTGAGTTTGTTTACGGCCTGCACTGAGGCCGCTAATCAGATACTTCAGGCATTTGCCTTAGCACTAAACCTACCGCTTTCCTTTTTGGTCGATCGCCACCGTAAGCAAGAACATACCCTGCGTCTCCTGCACTATCCCCCCCTGCAACAACCCCCCAAGCCTGGGCAAACACGCGCTGGAGCACACTCAGATTATGGCTCCATGACACTATTGTTCCAGGATCAGGTTGGCGGCTTGGAGGTGCAAACAACTCAGGGGGATTGGATAGCTGCACCTGCAATTCCAGATACCGTTCTTGTGAATACAGGTAATATAATGCAACGGTGGAGCAATGATGTGTTTCGATCAACGCGCCATCGCGTGGCAGTGCCTACCTGCGATCGTAGACATTTATCCCGCTATGCCATTGCTTTTTTCTGTCAGCCCGATCATGATGCTGAAGTATCCTGTATACCTGAATGTCAAGGCCCAAATAATCCGGCAAAATATCCCCCAATTTTGGCAGGAGATTATCTGGTCAGCCTTCTACAAGCTACCTATTAGTTTCTGATGTCGTCTACGTCTGTCCATTAGCTATTGGTGTTAAGTAATGTCCAAACTACTCCGTCGATCGCTCATTAGCTTGTTGCTAGTTGCCCCTGTGATGATTCTGTCTGCCTGTGGC includes:
- a CDS encoding isopenicillin N synthase family oxygenase; this translates as MSTIPIIDFQPFLLGDDRAQRQVARQLYQACHEIGFMYVQQIGIDRDLVAAAFHQSHRFFALPLAAKQALAYPDAFSNRGYAGMERERLDPNQPGDLKETFNLGLDGAESPDATNPALTQNCWPPGDEEFRNTLVSLFTACTEAANQILQAFALALNLPLSFLVDRHRKQEHTLRLLHYPPLQQPPKPGQTRAGAHSDYGSMTLLFQDQVGGLEVQTTQGDWIAAPAIPDTVLVNTGNIMQRWSNDVFRSTRHRVAVPTCDRRHLSRYAIAFFCQPDHDAEVSCIPECQGPNNPAKYPPILAGDYLVSLLQATY